Proteins from a single region of Pseudomonas sp. BSw22131:
- a CDS encoding 5-(carboxyamino)imidazole ribonucleotide synthase → MKIGVIGGGQLGRMLALAGTPLGMNFAFLDPAPDACAAALGEHLRADYGDQDHLRQLADEVDLVTFEFESVPAETVAFLSQFVPVYPSAEALRIARDRWFEKSMFKDLGIPTPEFADIQSQGDLDAALASIGLPAVLKTRTLGYDGKGQKVLRTAQDVVGTFAELGSVPCLLEGFVPFSGEVSLIAVRGRDGETRFYPLVHNTHDSGILRLSIASTDHPLQALAEDYSGRVLKQLDYVGVMAFEFFEVDGGLKANEIAPRVHNSGHWTTEGAECSQFENHLRAVAGLPLGSTAKVGESAMLNFIGEVPAVDKVIAIDDCHLHHYGKAFKVGRKVGHATVRSHDRATLERQVKRVEALIKP, encoded by the coding sequence ATGAAGATCGGTGTAATCGGTGGCGGCCAGTTGGGTCGCATGTTGGCTCTTGCGGGTACGCCGCTGGGTATGAACTTCGCCTTTCTCGACCCTGCGCCGGACGCCTGCGCGGCCGCCCTGGGCGAGCATTTGCGTGCCGATTACGGCGATCAGGATCACTTGCGTCAGCTGGCTGATGAAGTGGACCTGGTGACTTTCGAATTTGAAAGCGTACCTGCCGAAACTGTGGCGTTCCTGTCGCAGTTCGTGCCGGTCTATCCAAGCGCCGAAGCCCTTCGCATCGCACGTGATCGCTGGTTCGAGAAAAGCATGTTCAAGGACCTGGGTATCCCGACACCCGAGTTCGCCGACATTCAATCCCAAGGGGATCTCGATGCAGCCTTGGCCAGCATCGGCCTGCCAGCGGTGCTGAAAACCCGCACGTTGGGTTACGACGGTAAAGGTCAGAAGGTTCTGCGCACTGCACAGGATGTCGTCGGTACATTCGCTGAGCTGGGCAGCGTCCCGTGCCTGCTGGAAGGCTTCGTACCGTTCAGCGGTGAAGTGTCGCTGATCGCCGTGCGTGGCCGTGACGGCGAAACACGTTTCTACCCGCTAGTGCACAACACCCATGACAGCGGGATCCTGCGCCTGTCCATCGCCAGCACCGACCACCCGCTGCAAGCGCTGGCTGAGGATTACTCTGGCCGCGTGCTCAAGCAGCTGGATTACGTGGGCGTGATGGCCTTCGAGTTCTTTGAAGTCGATGGCGGGCTGAAGGCCAACGAAATCGCTCCGCGCGTGCACAACTCCGGGCACTGGACCACAGAAGGCGCTGAGTGCAGTCAGTTCGAAAACCATCTGCGTGCCGTTGCCGGATTGCCACTGGGTTCAACTGCCAAGGTCGGTGAGAGCGCGATGCTCAACTTTATTGGCGAAGTGCCTGCTGTGGATAAGGTTATCGCCATCGACGATTGCCATCTGCATCACTATGGCAAGGCCTTCAAGGTCGGCCGCAAAGTCGGGCACGCCACGGTACGCAGTCACGACCGCGCCACGCTTGAACGTCAGGTAAAGCGCGTCGAGGCATTGATCAAGCCTTGA
- a CDS encoding acyl-CoA thioesterase translates to MIELEQEDPIPQGDLALQITALPRETNGFGDIFGGWLVAQMDLAGTAMASKVAAGRVATVSIDRMAFLVPVAVGAQLSFYTQTLEIGRSSIQMMVEVWSDDPLSSEWRKVTEAVFVFVAIDGSGRTRSVPARR, encoded by the coding sequence ATGATCGAGCTCGAACAAGAAGATCCAATTCCGCAGGGCGATCTCGCCTTGCAAATCACCGCCCTCCCCCGCGAAACCAATGGTTTCGGCGATATCTTTGGTGGCTGGCTGGTGGCACAGATGGACCTCGCCGGCACCGCGATGGCAAGCAAGGTCGCAGCCGGACGCGTGGCAACTGTGTCCATCGACCGGATGGCGTTTCTGGTACCCGTGGCGGTGGGGGCTCAACTGTCGTTCTACACGCAGACGCTGGAAATCGGCCGCAGCTCAATCCAGATGATGGTCGAAGTCTGGAGTGACGACCCGCTGTCCAGCGAGTGGCGCAAGGTCACCGAGGCTGTGTTCGTGTTCGTGGCTATCGATGGCAGCGGCCGCACCCGTTCGGTACCGGCTCGCCGCTGA
- a CDS encoding GlsB/YeaQ/YmgE family stress response membrane protein: MGIIGTIFIGLIVGLLARFLKPGDDSMGWIMTILLGIAGSLAATYGGQALGIYRAGEGAGFLGALVGAIILLVIYGMIKKK, translated from the coding sequence ATGGGAATCATCGGAACCATCTTCATCGGCTTGATCGTTGGCCTGTTGGCTCGTTTCCTGAAGCCGGGTGACGACAGCATGGGCTGGATCATGACGATTCTGCTCGGTATCGCCGGCTCGCTGGCTGCGACCTACGGCGGCCAGGCGCTGGGCATCTACCGTGCTGGCGAGGGCGCTGGTTTCCTTGGCGCATTGGTCGGCGCGATCATCTTGCTGGTCATCTACGGCATGATCAAAAAGAAGTAA
- a CDS encoding D-hexose-6-phosphate mutarotase, protein MPTPQTPATHVESIVLDELNCWRIRHGHAELVIAQQGAHIISYQIDGQQPLIWSNPGAMFKKGKPIRGGMPVCWPWFGNFQRNPQSVQAMRQSTEPANAHGEVRAIDWELMGMGEDGNALIIEFIQPLAEGQLPGWPHKVGLKLHIRLDDALNVSLVSFNAGNEPVTLSQALHSYFAVSDVHQISVEGLDGVKYLNTLVSWNDEQVQSGDLTFSAETDRIYQDTPELLSIVDPAWNRKIHIQTLGSNSAVLWNPWIDKTKTFSDMQPDGWQGMVCVETANVLRDIVTIAPNEMHVMSVSVWAEPIAIA, encoded by the coding sequence ATGCCTACGCCGCAAACGCCTGCGACACATGTCGAATCCATCGTGCTCGATGAGCTCAACTGCTGGCGCATCCGCCACGGCCATGCCGAGCTGGTGATCGCCCAGCAAGGGGCACACATCATCAGCTACCAGATTGATGGTCAGCAGCCGCTCATCTGGTCCAACCCCGGCGCCATGTTCAAGAAGGGCAAGCCAATCCGTGGCGGCATGCCCGTGTGCTGGCCGTGGTTCGGTAATTTCCAGCGCAACCCGCAAAGCGTTCAGGCCATGCGCCAAAGCACCGAGCCTGCCAACGCGCACGGCGAGGTCCGTGCCATCGACTGGGAGTTGATGGGCATGGGCGAAGACGGGAACGCGCTGATCATCGAATTCATCCAGCCACTGGCTGAGGGACAGTTGCCCGGCTGGCCACACAAAGTGGGCTTGAAGCTGCACATTCGCCTGGATGACGCGTTAAACGTCAGTCTCGTGAGTTTCAATGCGGGCAATGAGCCGGTGACGCTGAGCCAGGCGCTGCACAGCTATTTTGCGGTGAGCGATGTGCATCAGATCAGCGTTGAAGGCCTGGACGGTGTGAAATACCTGAACACGCTGGTGAGCTGGAACGACGAACAGGTGCAATCCGGGGACCTCACGTTCAGCGCCGAGACTGACCGCATCTATCAGGACACCCCTGAGTTGCTATCCATTGTCGACCCTGCGTGGAATCGCAAAATCCATATTCAGACGTTAGGCTCAAATTCTGCGGTGCTCTGGAACCCGTGGATCGACAAGACCAAAACCTTTTCCGATATGCAGCCGGATGGCTGGCAGGGGATGGTTTGCGTCGAAACGGCCAATGTCTTGCGCGACATCGTGACGATTGCGCCGAATGAGATGCATGTGATGAGCGTGAGTGTCTGGGCAGAGCCCATCGCTATAGCGTGA
- a CDS encoding DUF3299 domain-containing protein, translating to MRRLLFISLLLVSGLAHSAEIPETDWLDLMPKSDQKALEAMPDIDHNSPEAQGTFDSKGGLKQSKGLPAVMYSTKTVPAMNGKNIRLGGYPVPLETDAKGRSTLFFLVPYPGACIHVPPPPPNQLVLVRYPKGLKIDDIYTPLWVIGPLKIETVNNDLADAAYALDASKVRVVTEADL from the coding sequence ATGCGTCGTCTCCTCTTCATCTCCCTGTTGCTGGTCTCCGGCCTTGCACACTCCGCTGAAATCCCTGAAACCGATTGGCTTGACCTCATGCCCAAGTCGGATCAGAAAGCCCTCGAAGCCATGCCTGATATCGATCACAACTCCCCGGAAGCGCAGGGGACGTTCGACAGCAAGGGCGGTTTGAAGCAAAGCAAGGGTTTGCCCGCCGTGATGTACTCAACCAAAACCGTGCCCGCCATGAACGGCAAGAACATCCGTTTGGGCGGCTATCCGGTGCCGCTTGAAACCGACGCCAAGGGCAGAAGCACGCTGTTCTTTCTGGTGCCTTACCCTGGCGCCTGCATCCACGTTCCGCCACCGCCGCCCAATCAGCTGGTGCTGGTGCGCTACCCGAAAGGTTTGAAAATCGACGACATCTACACGCCGCTTTGGGTGATCGGGCCGTTGAAGATCGAAACGGTCAACAACGACCTTGCGGATGCGGCTTACGCGCTGGACGCGTCCAAAGTGCGCGTAGTGACTGAAGCGGATCTTTGA
- the pstB gene encoding phosphate ABC transporter ATP-binding protein PstB, with the protein MPQNPPAHGINMSALGRKRQSLDLASEPVALEVPGLSLFYNDKQALFDISMNIPKQRVTAFIGPSGCGKSTLLRTFNRMNDLVDGCRVQGAINLDGHDIYTKGEDVAELRRRVGMVFQKPNPFPKTIYENVVYGLRIQGINKKRMLDEAVEWALRGAALWDEVKDRLHESALGLSGGQQQRLVIARTIAVEPEVLLLDEPCSALDPISTLKVEELIYELKSKYTIVIVTHNMQQAARVSDYTAFMYMGKLVEFGDTDTLFTNPTKKQTEDYITGRYG; encoded by the coding sequence ATGCCACAAAATCCTCCCGCCCACGGCATCAACATGTCGGCGCTGGGCCGCAAGCGACAAAGCCTGGACCTGGCGAGTGAGCCCGTGGCCCTCGAAGTTCCGGGTTTGAGCCTGTTCTACAACGACAAGCAGGCGTTGTTCGACATCAGCATGAACATCCCCAAGCAACGGGTGACGGCGTTCATCGGGCCGTCGGGCTGTGGCAAGTCGACGTTGCTGCGCACCTTCAATCGCATGAACGATCTGGTCGATGGCTGTCGTGTACAGGGCGCGATCAATCTGGACGGCCACGACATCTACACCAAGGGCGAGGACGTCGCCGAGCTGCGTCGTCGCGTCGGTATGGTTTTTCAAAAACCCAACCCGTTTCCCAAGACCATCTACGAGAACGTGGTCTACGGCCTGCGGATTCAGGGGATCAATAAAAAGCGCATGCTCGACGAGGCTGTCGAGTGGGCCTTGCGCGGCGCGGCGTTATGGGACGAGGTCAAAGACCGTCTTCATGAGTCCGCGCTGGGCCTTTCGGGTGGTCAGCAGCAACGTCTGGTGATTGCCCGCACTATCGCCGTCGAGCCTGAAGTACTGCTGCTAGATGAGCCGTGTTCGGCACTTGACCCGATTTCGACCCTCAAAGTCGAAGAACTGATCTACGAACTGAAATCCAAATACACCATTGTGATCGTTACCCACAACATGCAGCAGGCGGCGCGTGTATCGGATTACACCGCCTTCATGTACATGGGCAAGCTGGTCGAGTTCGGTGACACCGATACGTTGTTCACCAATCCGACCAAGAAACAGACTGAAGACTACATAACCGGTCGTTACGGCTAG
- a CDS encoding ABC transporter permease subunit, giving the protein MNDLANSSMTEKSPPERIDFNTPELQRKRRMRAFKDRLTRWYVLVGGLAVLAAITLIFFYLAYVVAPLFQGADLTTKAVQTPAWMQDAGNPMILTIEEQNQVGLRVSDKGEALFFSLDDGTELKRVVLPVPSGVRVTSVGQDQPGKPLLAVGLSNGGVLVFRHAYAVTYPGNKKTITPAITYPYGETPLALDEQGRAIEHVNLNATDSTLILAGSTGTQLHVLSLSHTENLMTGETTQEQSRIELPQLSADVKAIYVDPRQQWLYVINGRAQADVFDLRDRTLNGRYKLLEDGNAQITASTQLVGGISLVIGNSRGVIAQWFMARDTDGEQRLQHIRDFKMGGAPITQITAEQRRKGFIAMDASGKLGVFHSTAHRTLLVDQVTEGPGVIGLSPRADRVVVEQGGKLLPLTLKNPHPEVSWSALWSKVWYENYDSPQYVWQSTASNSEFEPKLSLAPLTYGTLKAAFYAMLLAAPLAIAAAIYTAYFMAPGMRRKVKPVIELMEAMPTVILGFIAGLFLAPYLEAHLPGIFSLLIFTPFGILLAGYLWTRLPDSIRLRVPDGWESAILIPVVLLIGWASLGMSSHMENWFFGGDMRSWITNDLGITYDQRNALVVGLAMGFAVIPNIYSIAEDAVFSVPRGLTLGSLALGATPWQTLTRAVILTASPGIFSALMIGMGRAVGETMIVLMATGNTPIMNMNLFEGMRTLAANVAVEMPESEVGGSHYRVLFLAALVLLMFTFAMNTLAELIRQRLRKKYSSL; this is encoded by the coding sequence ATGAATGATCTGGCCAATTCATCGATGACCGAAAAATCTCCGCCCGAGCGCATTGATTTCAATACGCCGGAGCTGCAACGCAAGCGCCGTATGCGTGCGTTCAAAGACCGACTGACCCGCTGGTATGTACTGGTTGGCGGTCTTGCAGTATTGGCCGCGATCACCCTCATTTTTTTCTATCTGGCTTACGTCGTTGCGCCGCTGTTTCAGGGTGCGGACCTCACCACCAAGGCCGTTCAAACCCCTGCCTGGATGCAAGACGCGGGCAACCCGATGATCCTCACCATCGAGGAGCAGAATCAGGTCGGCCTGCGGGTATCGGACAAAGGCGAGGCGCTGTTCTTCAGTCTCGATGACGGCACCGAACTCAAGCGCGTGGTGTTGCCCGTGCCGTCGGGCGTGCGCGTGACGTCGGTCGGTCAGGACCAGCCTGGCAAACCATTACTGGCGGTGGGGCTTTCCAATGGCGGCGTGCTGGTGTTCAGGCATGCGTATGCCGTCACCTATCCCGGCAACAAGAAAACCATCACCCCGGCCATCACCTATCCCTATGGCGAGACCCCGCTGGCGCTGGATGAACAAGGGCGCGCCATTGAGCACGTCAACCTCAATGCGACCGATTCGACTTTGATTCTCGCGGGCTCGACCGGTACGCAGTTGCATGTTCTTTCGCTAAGCCATACAGAAAACCTGATGACCGGCGAAACCACTCAGGAACAGAGCCGCATCGAGCTGCCGCAATTGTCTGCGGACGTTAAAGCGATCTATGTCGATCCGCGCCAACAATGGCTGTACGTGATAAATGGCCGTGCCCAGGCAGACGTGTTCGACTTGCGCGACCGCACCCTCAACGGGCGCTACAAACTCCTTGAAGATGGCAACGCCCAAATCACCGCCAGCACACAGCTGGTCGGCGGGATCTCGCTGGTGATCGGCAACTCCCGGGGCGTCATCGCTCAGTGGTTCATGGCCCGTGACACCGACGGCGAGCAGCGTTTGCAGCACATTCGCGACTTCAAAATGGGCGGTGCGCCGATTACTCAGATCACCGCCGAGCAGCGTCGCAAGGGCTTCATCGCGATGGACGCTTCGGGCAAGCTCGGGGTCTTCCACAGCACCGCGCACCGCACGCTTCTGGTTGACCAGGTCACCGAGGGGCCGGGTGTGATCGGCCTGTCGCCACGTGCTGATCGAGTGGTGGTCGAGCAGGGCGGTAAATTGCTGCCGCTGACGTTGAAGAACCCGCACCCCGAAGTGTCGTGGAGCGCCCTGTGGAGCAAGGTCTGGTACGAGAACTACGACTCGCCGCAGTACGTGTGGCAATCAACGGCGTCCAACAGTGAGTTCGAGCCCAAACTGAGTCTGGCGCCGCTCACGTATGGCACGCTCAAAGCGGCGTTCTATGCCATGTTGCTGGCCGCGCCGTTGGCCATCGCGGCTGCGATCTACACCGCCTACTTCATGGCCCCCGGTATGCGGCGCAAGGTCAAGCCTGTGATTGAACTGATGGAGGCGATGCCTACGGTGATCCTCGGGTTCATCGCCGGGCTGTTCCTCGCGCCCTATCTGGAGGCGCATTTGCCAGGCATTTTCAGCCTGTTGATATTCACCCCGTTCGGCATCCTGCTGGCCGGCTACCTGTGGACCCGACTGCCTGACTCGATCCGCCTGCGCGTGCCGGACGGTTGGGAAAGTGCGATCCTGATTCCGGTCGTTCTTTTGATCGGCTGGGCGTCGCTGGGTATGAGTTCGCACATGGAAAACTGGTTTTTCGGTGGTGACATGCGCTCCTGGATTACCAACGATCTGGGTATTACCTACGACCAGCGCAACGCGCTTGTGGTCGGCCTGGCGATGGGTTTTGCAGTCATCCCCAATATCTATTCCATTGCTGAAGATGCCGTGTTCAGCGTGCCGCGCGGGCTGACACTCGGCTCGCTGGCGCTGGGCGCGACGCCTTGGCAAACCCTCACCCGTGCGGTGATCCTGACCGCCAGCCCGGGCATCTTCTCGGCACTGATGATCGGCATGGGCCGTGCGGTGGGCGAAACCATGATCGTGCTGATGGCCACCGGTAATACTCCGATCATGAACATGAATCTGTTTGAAGGCATGCGCACCCTGGCGGCCAACGTCGCAGTCGAGATGCCGGAGTCCGAAGTGGGAGGCAGTCACTATCGAGTGTTGTTCCTCGCCGCGTTGGTGCTACTGATGTTCACCTTCGCCATGAACACCTTGGCAGAGCTGATCCGTCAGCGCCTGCGCAAGAAATACTCGTCTCTCTAA
- a CDS encoding MFS transporter → MSSVPSSAAHPSRPLTRNDYKTLSLSALGGALEFYDFIIFVFFAAVVGKLFFPVDMPEWLRLMQTFGIFAAGYLARPVGGIVMAHFGDLLGRKKMFTLSIFLMAVPTLIMGLLPTYAQIGIWAPLLLLLMRVIQGAAIGGEVPGAWVFVSEHVPARNVGYACGTLTAGLTAGILLGSLVATAINSVYSPIEVSDYAWRIPFLLGGVFGLMSVYLRRWLHETPVFAELQLRKALADEVPLKAVLRDHRGAVVLSMALTWLLSAGVVVVILMTPTILQTVYGFSPAVALKANSLAIVMLTLGCIIAGAAADRFGAGLVFLIGSMCLLVSSWTFYHTVGAYPDWLYPLYAVTGLFVGTIGAVPFVMVKAFPPVVRFSGLSFSYNLAYAIFGGLTPMVVTFMLKANPMGPSWYVAVLCALGMGIGVYLLMRKPT, encoded by the coding sequence ATGTCCTCTGTGCCCTCAAGTGCTGCGCACCCTTCGCGCCCACTGACCCGTAACGATTACAAAACCCTGTCGCTGTCTGCCTTGGGCGGTGCGCTGGAGTTTTACGACTTCATCATTTTCGTGTTCTTCGCGGCCGTGGTCGGCAAGCTGTTTTTCCCCGTGGACATGCCCGAATGGCTGCGTTTGATGCAGACGTTTGGCATCTTCGCTGCCGGTTATCTGGCGCGGCCGGTTGGCGGCATCGTGATGGCGCATTTTGGCGATCTGCTGGGCCGCAAGAAAATGTTCACGCTGAGCATTTTCCTGATGGCGGTGCCGACGCTGATCATGGGTCTGCTGCCCACGTACGCTCAGATAGGCATCTGGGCACCGCTTTTGCTTTTGCTGATGCGCGTGATTCAAGGCGCCGCAATCGGTGGCGAAGTACCGGGCGCCTGGGTATTCGTTTCCGAACACGTTCCCGCACGTAACGTCGGTTACGCTTGCGGCACACTCACGGCCGGTCTGACCGCGGGCATTTTGCTCGGTTCGCTGGTCGCTACTGCCATCAATAGCGTCTATAGCCCGATTGAAGTGTCGGACTACGCCTGGCGCATTCCCTTCCTGCTCGGTGGCGTGTTTGGACTGATGTCGGTTTACCTGCGCCGCTGGCTGCACGAAACTCCTGTATTTGCTGAGTTGCAGTTGCGTAAGGCACTGGCTGACGAAGTCCCGCTCAAGGCCGTGCTGCGTGATCATCGCGGCGCTGTTGTGCTGTCTATGGCGTTGACGTGGTTGCTGTCGGCAGGTGTCGTGGTGGTCATTCTTATGACCCCGACCATTTTGCAAACGGTCTACGGGTTCAGTCCTGCCGTGGCCCTCAAGGCTAACAGCCTCGCCATCGTGATGCTGACGCTCGGTTGCATCATCGCCGGCGCGGCGGCTGATCGTTTCGGCGCAGGCCTGGTTTTTCTGATCGGCTCGATGTGCCTGCTGGTCAGTTCCTGGACGTTCTATCACACGGTCGGCGCATACCCTGACTGGCTGTATCCGCTGTACGCCGTTACCGGCCTGTTTGTCGGCACCATCGGCGCGGTGCCGTTCGTGATGGTCAAAGCCTTCCCGCCGGTGGTGCGGTTTTCCGGGCTGTCGTTCTCATACAACCTGGCGTACGCGATCTTTGGCGGGCTCACCCCGATGGTCGTGACTTTCATGCTCAAGGCCAACCCCATGGGGCCGTCGTGGTACGTGGCAGTCTTGTGCGCGTTGGGGATGGGCATTGGAGTTTATTTGCTGATGAGAAAGCCTACCTGA
- the pstA gene encoding phosphate ABC transporter permease PstA, which produces MKQNSLKSWFKSGAPGVWLSAGAVSVAVIMTLGLLLVIAVRGLGHFWPADLIAAQYDVPNQQSNVLVGELVQSERVPRARLKGAGLPVPDNGPEFMTRDLFKVGNRDIGASDFTWVVEEWLTDKRKPAELMTLERREWGNFYGYLVNVKENGKVVAEGEAAWPTLQARIARVEKLADELDSLEKGDIGAINHGIERLRLQARKLELEGNYDAAAQADIASERAEYDARYKEIESRLGKLHEAFNRDSLTARDANGKEVEISIGKVVHAYQPNAMSTFTKLGFYFQKLWEFLSEDPREANTEGGIFPAIFGTVMMTLIMAVIVTPFGVLAAVYLREYARQGPMTRLIRIAVNNLAGVPAIVYGVFGLGFFVYVLGGSLDQLFFSQALPAPTFGTPGLLWASLTLALLAVPVVIVATEEGLARIPLTLREGSLALGATKAETLWKIVLPMASPAMMTGLILAVARAAGEVAPLMLVGVVKMAPSLPVNGNFPYLHLDQKIMHLGFHIYDVGFQSPNVEAARPLVYATALLLVLVIALLNLAAVTLRNHLREKYKALDI; this is translated from the coding sequence GTGAAGCAGAACTCCCTCAAGAGCTGGTTCAAAAGCGGCGCCCCTGGCGTCTGGCTGAGCGCGGGTGCGGTGTCGGTTGCCGTGATCATGACGCTGGGCCTGCTGCTGGTGATTGCGGTGCGAGGGCTCGGGCATTTCTGGCCAGCCGATCTGATTGCTGCGCAGTACGACGTGCCGAATCAGCAAAGCAACGTGCTGGTGGGCGAGTTGGTGCAGTCCGAGCGTGTGCCTCGCGCAAGACTCAAGGGCGCCGGATTGCCGGTGCCTGATAACGGACCGGAGTTCATGACCCGCGACCTGTTCAAGGTCGGTAATCGCGATATAGGCGCCAGCGATTTCACGTGGGTGGTCGAGGAATGGCTGACAGACAAGCGCAAGCCCGCCGAACTGATGACCCTTGAGCGCCGCGAATGGGGAAACTTTTACGGCTATCTGGTTAACGTGAAAGAAAACGGCAAGGTTGTGGCCGAAGGCGAGGCCGCGTGGCCGACGCTGCAGGCGCGTATCGCGCGGGTTGAAAAGCTTGCCGATGAACTGGACAGCCTGGAGAAGGGCGACATCGGCGCGATCAACCATGGCATCGAGCGTCTGCGCTTGCAGGCGCGCAAGCTGGAGCTCGAAGGTAATTACGACGCGGCAGCACAGGCCGACATCGCCAGCGAGCGGGCCGAGTACGACGCACGCTACAAAGAGATCGAGTCCCGGCTGGGCAAACTTCACGAGGCCTTTAACCGCGACAGCCTGACTGCGCGCGATGCCAATGGCAAAGAAGTCGAGATCAGCATTGGCAAGGTCGTTCACGCCTACCAGCCCAATGCGATGAGTACGTTCACCAAGCTTGGGTTCTATTTCCAGAAGCTGTGGGAATTCCTCAGCGAAGACCCGCGTGAAGCCAACACTGAAGGGGGAATCTTCCCGGCCATCTTCGGTACGGTGATGATGACCCTGATCATGGCCGTGATCGTCACCCCGTTCGGTGTGCTGGCAGCGGTTTATTTGCGTGAGTACGCGCGTCAGGGACCGATGACCCGCCTGATCCGTATCGCCGTGAATAACCTCGCAGGCGTCCCGGCTATCGTTTACGGCGTGTTCGGTCTGGGCTTTTTTGTTTACGTGCTCGGTGGCTCGCTGGATCAGCTGTTCTTCTCGCAAGCTTTGCCGGCGCCGACCTTTGGTACGCCTGGCCTGCTCTGGGCTTCGTTGACTCTGGCGCTGCTCGCCGTGCCGGTGGTGATCGTGGCCACCGAGGAAGGGCTGGCACGCATTCCGCTTACTCTGCGCGAAGGCTCGTTGGCGCTGGGCGCAACCAAGGCTGAGACGCTGTGGAAGATTGTCTTGCCCATGGCCAGCCCGGCGATGATGACCGGCCTGATCCTGGCTGTTGCGCGTGCGGCGGGTGAAGTGGCGCCACTGATGCTGGTGGGCGTGGTGAAGATGGCGCCATCGTTGCCGGTGAATGGCAACTTCCCGTATCTGCACCTGGACCAGAAAATCATGCACTTGGGTTTTCATATTTACGACGTCGGGTTCCAGAGCCCGAACGTCGAAGCGGCGCGACCGCTGGTGTACGCAACGGCGCTGCTGCTGGTGCTGGTGATCGCTTTGCTGAACCTGGCGGCAGTAACGCTGCGTAACCATCTGCGCGAGAAATACAAGGCGTTGGACATTTGA
- a CDS encoding phosphate ABC transporter substrate-binding protein PstS family protein has protein sequence MTLSRLMTAMTLVAASVATANVVAAVDPAIKPYVKTSGVSGNLSSVGSDTLANLMTMWAEAYKKEYPTVNIQIQAAGSSTAPPALTEGTATIGPMSRKMKDGELSAFEQKHGYKPTAIPVAVDALAVFVHKDNPIKGLTLQQVDAIFSATRLCGAKADAKTWGDVGVTGDLAGKSIQMFGRNSVSGTYGYFKEEALCKGDFKANVNEQPGSASVVSSISSSLNGIGYSGIGYKTSSVRTVPLAKKEGAAFVEDNEVNALNGTYPLARFLYVYVNKAPNKPLAPLEAEFIRLILSKQGQEVVMKDGYIPLPAKVVSKALGDLGLQEGAAGVAAK, from the coding sequence ATGACACTCTCCCGTTTGATGACTGCGATGACGCTGGTTGCGGCCAGCGTTGCCACTGCCAATGTGGTCGCGGCGGTTGATCCGGCTATCAAGCCTTACGTCAAAACCAGTGGCGTGTCGGGCAATCTGTCCAGCGTGGGCTCCGACACCTTGGCCAACTTGATGACCATGTGGGCTGAGGCCTACAAAAAAGAATACCCAACCGTGAACATCCAGATTCAGGCTGCGGGCTCTTCCACGGCGCCGCCTGCATTGACCGAGGGCACGGCGACCATCGGACCCATGAGTCGCAAGATGAAAGACGGTGAGCTTTCTGCGTTCGAGCAGAAGCACGGCTACAAGCCTACAGCGATCCCGGTGGCAGTCGATGCGCTGGCCGTGTTCGTGCACAAAGACAACCCGATCAAAGGCCTGACCCTGCAGCAAGTGGACGCGATTTTTTCGGCGACACGTTTGTGCGGTGCCAAAGCGGACGCCAAGACCTGGGGCGATGTCGGCGTCACGGGGGATCTGGCGGGCAAGTCGATCCAGATGTTTGGGCGTAATTCGGTGTCGGGTACGTACGGTTATTTCAAAGAAGAAGCGCTGTGCAAAGGTGATTTCAAGGCCAACGTCAACGAGCAGCCTGGGTCCGCGTCTGTGGTCAGCTCAATCAGCAGTTCATTGAACGGCATTGGTTACTCGGGCATTGGTTACAAAACGTCCAGCGTTCGCACTGTTCCGCTTGCCAAAAAAGAAGGCGCGGCGTTCGTGGAAGACAATGAGGTGAATGCTCTCAATGGCACATACCCTCTGGCGCGGTTCCTTTATGTGTACGTCAACAAGGCGCCCAACAAGCCGCTGGCGCCACTGGAAGCTGAGTTCATCCGTCTGATTCTGTCAAAACAAGGTCAGGAAGTTGTCATGAAAGACGGTTACATTCCCCTACCAGCCAAGGTGGTTTCCAAGGCCCTTGGTGATCTGGGACTACAAGAAGGTGCTGCGGGCGTCGCAGCTAAATAA